GAACACCTTCTTGAGCGTGTCGAGATAGAAATCCTCGGCCATGTCGAGCACGGCGAGATATTCGTCGTAGAAATCGCGGAACTTCTGCAGCGCCGCGTCATCGCCCGCCATCGAGATCTTGGGGAAGTTCTTGTACTGGCGGATGTGCGGCTTGGGGTTGAGCGCGATGAAGCCGGTGAGCTGGTAGAAGCCCGGATAGACGCGGCGGCCCGAGCCCGGATAGCCCGGCGGCACCTTGTGGACGTTCAGCGCCTTGAACGCGCCGAAGGGCACCTTCTCGGTCAGCTTGGTCAGCACGTTGGGGCTGACGCGCGTGTCGATCGGCCCGCCCATCAGCGTCAGCGTGGCCGGTTTGTGCTTGGCATTCTGCTTGTCGAGCACGGCGGCGGCGACCATGGCCGGCGGCGCCGCCTGGCAGGTCGCGACGACATGCGTTCCCGGACCCAGCACTTCGAGGAACTTCATGATATGCTCGGCATAGTCGTCGAAGCCGAACTTGCCTTCGGACAGGGGGACTTGCTTGGCGTCCTTCCAGTCGGTGATGTAGGTATCGAAATTGCGGGTGAAACCGCGGATCGTGTCCTGCAGCAGCGTGGCGTGATGGCCGGAGAGCGCGGCGACGATCAGGACCTTCGGCTTGTCGGTCCCGTCCTCCAGGTTGAAGCGGAGGAGGTCGGCAAACGGCAGGCTGTGGACGACTTCCTTGTCGACCACGACTTCGAGGTCGCCCAGACCCTCGAACACTTCGTAGCTGGGCTTGCCGTAGTCCTTGAGCGCGCGGGCGGGCAGCTCCCAGGCCGTCGCCAGGGCGCGCATGGCCAGGGTGTTGCGGGCGGGATTGCGTTCATCGCGGGCGAGCTTCTGGCCCTGGTCGAGAAGCCAGGCCATTGGCCGCGTACTGCGGCGCACCGCTTCATAGGCGAGATAGATCAATTTCGCTTCCTCAAAATGCCGGGCGCTGTCTCCCAACATGTCTCGGTAGAAGGTATCGTTCCTTCCTTTGCGAAACGTGCACAGCAGAGCCAAGGACAACTACTGAGCCGGATGTTAATAGCCGTCCGGCCCCGGCGCAAGCGACGTTATAGGCTATTGTGAGACGTAGTCACCCGGCGCATTTGCCAGTGGCGGAAACTTCTTGGACCCTTGCTGCTTGGGGGCGGGAACCCGCTTTCCGCTGCGTTCGGCGACCCATTTGGCCCAGCCCTCCCACCAGCTACCCTTTTGTTTTACCGCGGTTTCCATCCATGCGTCGGCATCGGCTGCGGTACCCGGGGCGATGAAGTGATGGGCCTTGGGATTGCTCGGCGGATTGACCAGAGCGGCAACATGACCGCCGTTTGACAAAGCGAAGGTGCTATCGCCGCCGAGGAAATTGCAGGATTGGTAGCAGGCCTTCCACGGCGTCAGGTGATCGGTCACCGCGCCGACGACGAAGTTGTCGCACTGGATCTTGCCGAGGTCGATGTCCGTGCCGAGCGCCCTGAACTGGCCCGGCTTGACCAGCAGGTTCTCCTCGAAGATCCGCAGGAAGTCCTTGTGGAGCTGCGCCGGCAGGTTGGTGTTGTCCTTGTTCCAGGCGAGAATGTCGAAGGCCGAGGGCGTATCGCCCATCAGGTAGTTGTTGACCCAGTAGTTCCAGACGAGGTCGTTCGGCCGCAGCCAGGTGAACACTTTGTGCAGGTCGTTGCCGCCGAGCACGCCCTTCATCTCGGACTGCGCCTTGGCGACGCTCAGCATCGCCGGCAGGCGGAAGGCGCCGATCGACGCGTTGACCTTCCAGTTGAGCATGGTCACGCAAAGCGCCAGCGTGTTGATCGTGTCCTTGCCCTTGTCCGCCAGGTAGGCCGCGACGATCGAGGAGAGGATGCCGCCGGCGCAGAAGGCGATCAGGTTGATCTTGGGCGTGCCGGTGATCGCGGCGACGGTCTCGACGGCTTCGAGAGCGGACTCGATGTAGTTCTCCAGCCCCCAGTCGCGGTGCTCGGGCTGCGGGTTGCGCCACGAGACGACGAAGTGGTTGAGGCCCTGGCTGACCGCATATTCGGCGAAGCTGCGTCCCGGCGCGAGGTCGGTGAAATAGAACCGGCCGATCTGCGGCGGGATCAGCAACACGGGGATTTCGTAGACCGTGTCACAGGTCGGCGTGTACTGGATCAGCTCGAACATGTCGGTCCGGTGGACGACCTTGCCCGGCGTCACGCCCAGGTTCTTGCCGACCTGGAATTTGGAATCGTCGACCTGCGAGGGCATGCCCTCGTTGTTCAGCCAGTCGTCGACGAAATTGCGGAAGCCCTTGGCGACGCTGTCGCCTTTGGTCTCGATCGCGCGCAACGCAGCGGCGGGATTGCCGAGCAGGGTGTTGGTCGGCGAGAAGGCACTGGTGACGATGTCGACGGCGAGCTGGGCGCGGCTACGGTCGTCGTCGGACAGGTCCTCGGGTATCAGTTTCTCCACCGCATCGGTCATCGCCAGATAGGCTTGGCTGAGCCGGCGGTAGAAAGGGTTCTTGCTCCAGGTCTCGTCCTGGAAGCGCCAATCGCGCGGGTCGGGCGCGATCGTCGACTTGCCCAAGGCGATGTCGATGAACTGCTGGTAGAGATCCATGTTCTGCTGAAACAGCGAGAAGGGATTGGCCGTGCGCATGAACTCGGCGAAGGGCCCGTCGATCCCGAACAACGCCGCGGGCAGGCCGATCCAGGGGCCGGCGCTGCCTTCCGCGGAGCCATTGGCGGCGGTTCCATTGGCCTGACCGTTGGACTTGCCATTGTGCTGTGATGAGTCGGCCATGCCCCTATCCTTTCCCAATGTCTGCGCACATTCGCCCGTGCGCTGGTCCAGCACTTTTCCTGTAGGCCTGCCTTGGCGGCTGACTAACGGGAAACCGCCACGCTACCAGAGCGGTTCCCGATGGGAAGCCCCTGAAAAGCGCGAGTTCGGCTTGTGCCGCTGCGAATCTTCGGCGCCCCGATTGCTGCGTCGGCCGGTTTCGTCAATCCATTTATGCTGCAGTGCACAATTTTCTTGACAGTAACGCAACATCGGCTATTGTGCAGTGCAACATGAAGGCGTTGCCGCGTTTTCCCGATAGAGGGCGATCGCTGGCGGCGCGAACCGTGTCGCAAAACGGATTTACCTGTAATTGCCATTGCAGATCAAAGGATTGATGAGATGACGACGACCCGTACGGCCAAGGCCAAGAAGATCACCGTCAAGTCGGTCACGGCCGACGTGCAGAGCAAGGCCAAAGCGCTTGGCGCCGAAGTCCAGGGCAAGGCCAAGCTGGCCTATGCCAAGGGCTCGGAAGTTGCCGGTGAGATCACCGCGATGACCAAGGGCAATGTCGACGCGGTCGTCGCTTCGGGCAAGATCCTCGGCGCCGGCCTCAAGGAGCTCGGTCAGGAGTCGATCACCGAAGGCAAGAAGGCTGCCGATACCGCCGTCGCCGATTTCAAGGCGCTGACCGCAATCAAGACGCCGAAGGACTTCTTCGACTTCCAGTTCAAGCTGGCCAAGCGCAACATCGACACCGCGATCGCGCTGAGCAGCAAGAACGGCAAGGCACTCAGCCAGCTCGCCAGCGCCGCCGCCGCGCCGCTCTCGAGCCAGGTTAAGGCCAACGTCGCCAAGCTGCGCGCCGCTGCCTGATCTTACCGAGCAACAGATTTACCGTCGGGGGCGGATGCGTCGGGGGGCGCGTCCGCCCTTGTCGTTTCAGGCCGGCCAGTTCAGCCATCGCCGCGCCGTGCCGCCGAGCACCCAGGCCCGTTCCTCCGCGCTGAGCTCGGGATTGTCGGCTATGGCGAAAAGCAGTTCCGCCCAGGACTCGCCGGTCTGGTTGACCGAGACGTCGCTCGCCCACATCACCCGGTTTGCGCCGAAGGCATCCACCGCCGCACGCAAGTAGGGCCGCGCGGCTAGGTTGGGATAGCCGGCCGCGTCGAAGCTCACTGGTGCATGGGCCCACTTGAGCGCGACCTGCGGGAACTCGGCCGTCTGTAGTACGCGGGCGAAGGCCTGTGCGTGCGGCTCCTCGCTGACCTTGCGCCAGTAGTCTGCGCTGTCGGGCAGGCCTTCCATCTGCGCGATGATCGGCGCGAGGGCGCCACCCGGCGGCATGCCGCAGTGGCAGATGACGATCCGGCTGTCGGGGTACTTCCGCACGATCCGCTCGATCAGCTGGGCCTGTCCGGCGATCTGGACGAAGACCGGCAGGCCGTTGTCGGCGGCAAGCGCGAACATCTCGTCATAGACGCCGCCGGCGAAATCGGCGACCTCGGCGCGTGTCATGCCCGGCGACACGCGCAGCGCGCGGACATGCGCGGCATCGCGCGCCAGGCGGATCACTGCGGCGAGCTCGGGGTCGCGTGGATCGACGCGCACCAGATAGGAAAAGCGCCCCGGATAAGTCCAGGCCGCCAGCTCGGCCGTGGGCGAGGTCGTGCGCGTCGCGCCGTTGGCCAGCCGGTAGAACGGGTCA
The window above is part of the Novosphingobium sp. G106 genome. Proteins encoded here:
- the phaZ gene encoding polyhydroxyalkanoate depolymerase; the encoded protein is MIYLAYEAVRRSTRPMAWLLDQGQKLARDERNPARNTLAMRALATAWELPARALKDYGKPSYEVFEGLGDLEVVVDKEVVHSLPFADLLRFNLEDGTDKPKVLIVAALSGHHATLLQDTIRGFTRNFDTYITDWKDAKQVPLSEGKFGFDDYAEHIMKFLEVLGPGTHVVATCQAAPPAMVAAAVLDKQNAKHKPATLTLMGGPIDTRVSPNVLTKLTEKVPFGAFKALNVHKVPPGYPGSGRRVYPGFYQLTGFIALNPKPHIRQYKNFPKISMAGDDAALQKFRDFYDEYLAVLDMAEDFYLDTLKKVFFEHHIPTGKMEYRGKLVDFASVKDLPLLTVEGENDNFCPPGQTEAAHAVFSGVPASKRKNYIQPGVGHYGVFSGSRFQADIYPIIRDFIHEAAGVEAKEVIPIGQ
- a CDS encoding alpha/beta hydrolase: MADSSQHNGKSNGQANGTAANGSAEGSAGPWIGLPAALFGIDGPFAEFMRTANPFSLFQQNMDLYQQFIDIALGKSTIAPDPRDWRFQDETWSKNPFYRRLSQAYLAMTDAVEKLIPEDLSDDDRSRAQLAVDIVTSAFSPTNTLLGNPAAALRAIETKGDSVAKGFRNFVDDWLNNEGMPSQVDDSKFQVGKNLGVTPGKVVHRTDMFELIQYTPTCDTVYEIPVLLIPPQIGRFYFTDLAPGRSFAEYAVSQGLNHFVVSWRNPQPEHRDWGLENYIESALEAVETVAAITGTPKINLIAFCAGGILSSIVAAYLADKGKDTINTLALCVTMLNWKVNASIGAFRLPAMLSVAKAQSEMKGVLGGNDLHKVFTWLRPNDLVWNYWVNNYLMGDTPSAFDILAWNKDNTNLPAQLHKDFLRIFEENLLVKPGQFRALGTDIDLGKIQCDNFVVGAVTDHLTPWKACYQSCNFLGGDSTFALSNGGHVAALVNPPSNPKAHHFIAPGTAADADAWMETAVKQKGSWWEGWAKWVAERSGKRVPAPKQQGSKKFPPLANAPGDYVSQ
- a CDS encoding phasin family protein; the protein is MTTTRTAKAKKITVKSVTADVQSKAKALGAEVQGKAKLAYAKGSEVAGEITAMTKGNVDAVVASGKILGAGLKELGQESITEGKKAADTAVADFKALTAIKTPKDFFDFQFKLAKRNIDTAIALSSKNGKALSQLASAAAAPLSSQVKANVAKLRAAA
- a CDS encoding amidohydrolase; translated protein: MDIVDSQVHLGPGGAAEMVAALDALGIAAALIDEYWVGTPGDPFYRLANGATRTTSPTAELAAWTYPGRFSYLVRVDPRDPELAAVIRLARDAAHVRALRVSPGMTRAEVADFAGGVYDEMFALAADNGLPVFVQIAGQAQLIERIVRKYPDSRIVICHCGMPPGGALAPIIAQMEGLPDSADYWRKVSEEPHAQAFARVLQTAEFPQVALKWAHAPVSFDAAGYPNLAARPYLRAAVDAFGANRVMWASDVSVNQTGESWAELLFAIADNPELSAEERAWVLGGTARRWLNWPA